From a region of the Geothrix sp. 21YS21S-2 genome:
- a CDS encoding chloride channel protein, translating to MTDGIPVAPGMEDARVPRVTAVIDARVALMSAAAAVLGLAAGILAEGLVRLIGLVTNLAFYHRVSMDFVSPAGNRLGWALLPVPVAGGLLVGLLARYGSKAIRGHGIPEAMEQVLVNGSRIPARLTFLKPLSAAIAIGTGGPFGAEGPIIATGGALGSLVGQRLPMTALERKTLLAAGAAAGMAATFGAPVAAVLLAVELLLFELRPRSVIPVALAAVAATGVRFALHGIRPIFPMAPLAPPSGLQLCVYIAVGALAGLASVGATRALHWIEDGFERLPVHWMWWPALGGLAVGIVGVLAPRTLGVGYDNIEAILGGTLATKALLLLCLAKFVSWAVALGSGTSGGTLAPLFTIGGALGALLGVLAAAVLPGAGVDPRMCALVGMAAIFAGAARCLLTSAVFAFEITQQPMGLMPLLGGCAAAYLISALVMRHGIMTGKLARRGVRVPADYHADHLDQLLVRDHATREVAAFGADETVGAARRWLGQGGPGASHQGFPLLDAEGRPVGLVMGRDLLDPALDPGLALGGLITRPVAVALEGSSLREAADHMVREGVGRLPVVGSDGRLAGILTRSDLLDAHALRLGDG from the coding sequence GTGACCGACGGGATTCCCGTCGCGCCCGGCATGGAGGACGCGCGGGTTCCCCGGGTCACGGCCGTCATCGACGCGCGGGTGGCCCTGATGAGCGCGGCCGCGGCGGTCCTGGGGCTGGCCGCGGGCATCCTCGCCGAGGGGCTGGTGCGGCTCATCGGACTGGTGACGAACCTGGCCTTCTACCACCGGGTCTCCATGGACTTCGTCTCGCCGGCGGGGAACCGCCTGGGCTGGGCCCTCCTGCCGGTGCCCGTGGCCGGGGGGCTCCTCGTGGGACTCCTGGCGCGCTACGGCTCCAAGGCCATCCGGGGCCACGGCATCCCCGAGGCCATGGAGCAGGTCCTGGTGAACGGCAGCCGCATCCCGGCGCGCCTGACCTTCTTGAAGCCGCTGTCGGCGGCCATCGCCATCGGGACGGGGGGCCCCTTCGGGGCGGAGGGGCCCATCATCGCCACGGGCGGGGCGCTGGGGTCCCTGGTGGGCCAGCGCCTCCCCATGACGGCCCTGGAGCGCAAGACCCTGCTGGCCGCGGGGGCGGCGGCGGGCATGGCGGCGACCTTCGGGGCCCCGGTGGCGGCGGTGCTGCTGGCGGTGGAGCTGCTGCTGTTCGAGCTTCGGCCCCGGTCGGTGATCCCGGTGGCGCTGGCGGCGGTGGCGGCCACGGGGGTGCGCTTCGCCCTCCACGGCATCCGGCCCATCTTCCCCATGGCCCCCCTGGCCCCGCCCAGCGGGCTGCAGCTCTGCGTCTACATCGCCGTGGGCGCCCTGGCTGGGCTGGCCTCGGTGGGGGCGACCCGGGCGCTGCACTGGATCGAGGACGGCTTCGAGAGGCTGCCGGTGCACTGGATGTGGTGGCCGGCCCTGGGGGGCCTGGCGGTGGGGATCGTCGGCGTGCTGGCGCCCCGGACGCTGGGGGTGGGCTACGACAACATCGAGGCGATCCTGGGGGGGACGCTGGCCACGAAGGCGCTCCTGCTGCTGTGCCTGGCGAAGTTCGTCTCCTGGGCCGTGGCCCTGGGCAGCGGGACCTCGGGCGGCACCCTGGCGCCCCTGTTCACCATCGGCGGGGCCCTGGGGGCCCTGCTGGGGGTCCTGGCGGCGGCGGTCCTGCCCGGGGCCGGCGTGGACCCCCGCATGTGCGCGCTGGTGGGCATGGCGGCCATCTTCGCGGGAGCGGCGCGGTGCCTGCTCACGTCGGCCGTGTTCGCCTTCGAGATCACGCAGCAGCCCATGGGCCTGATGCCGCTCCTGGGCGGGTGCGCGGCGGCCTACCTGATCTCGGCCCTGGTGATGCGCCACGGCATCATGACGGGGAAGCTGGCGCGGCGGGGCGTCAGGGTCCCCGCCGACTACCACGCGGACCACCTGGACCAGCTGCTGGTGAGGGACCACGCCACCCGGGAGGTGGCGGCCTTCGGCGCCGACGAGACGGTGGGCGCGGCCCGGCGGTGGCTCGGGCAGGGCGGCCCCGGCGCCTCCCACCAGGGCTTCCCGCTCCTGGACGCCGAGGGCCGTCCCGTGGGCCTGGTCATGGGGCGCGACCTCCTGGACCCGGCCCTGGACCCCGGCCTGGCCCTGGGCGGACTGATCACGCGTCCCGTGGCCGTGGCGCTGGAGGGGAGCTCCCTCCGGGAGGCCGCGGACCACATGGTGCGGGAGGGGGTGGGGCGCCTGCCGGTGGTGGGCTCCGACGGCCGCCTCGCGGGCATCCTCACCCGCAGCGACCTCCTGGACGCCCACGCCCTGAGGCTCGGCGACGGATGA
- a CDS encoding MarR family winged helix-turn-helix transcriptional regulator → MGSPAIPPLQPDARRVFDSLRWIFRELRMAHDPKGRTSGLSPAQVFVLHVLKDQGSLGIGALAQATATDPSSVSVVVRKLHQKGLVGKAPGTGDRRRREVELTAAGAKAALATPSPVQQGLLERMGRLEAVDLRALADLLEKVAPPAEDGHPAPMFFQDGASGGRR, encoded by the coding sequence ATGGGATCCCCAGCAATTCCTCCCCTCCAGCCGGACGCCCGCCGGGTCTTCGATTCCCTGCGTTGGATCTTCCGGGAACTGCGCATGGCCCACGACCCGAAGGGCAGGACGAGCGGGCTGAGCCCGGCCCAGGTCTTCGTGCTGCACGTTCTCAAGGACCAGGGATCCCTGGGCATCGGCGCCCTGGCCCAGGCCACGGCCACCGATCCCAGTTCGGTGTCGGTGGTGGTGCGCAAGCTGCACCAGAAGGGGCTGGTGGGCAAGGCCCCGGGCACCGGGGACCGCCGGCGCAGGGAGGTGGAGCTCACGGCTGCCGGCGCCAAGGCCGCCCTGGCCACCCCGAGCCCGGTGCAGCAGGGCCTCCTGGAGCGCATGGGGCGGCTGGAGGCCGTGGACCTGCGGGCCCTGGCGGACCTCCTGGAGAAGGTGGCGCCGCCGGCGGAGGACGGCCATCCGGCGCCCATGTTCTTCCAGGACGGGGCCTCCGGAGGGCGCCGGTGA
- a CDS encoding PQQ-binding-like beta-propeller repeat protein, whose protein sequence is MALPLPALLAASLLLAPGADTRPPAPAPGAETSWKLVMGSVRLPDAPRSAAAPLASRWSLEGLDWNPSFLLGASALYLRDGDDIIRMDLDTARKAWSVTQKGAFLREVPGALFLVTQDFRILCLDPATGAQRWEAQLGKEGGAEFHKGNLSILQSAFKGPVLAGDRVLVGTFGGSLFKGTTGSLYALDLATGKTLWTVAAEDGVENLPVVAGDKVYFGGKAACYKVDLATGEQLWKASTRNDNQWSFKVVDGSVLVSSGHYGSKGSSFGGTLYALDAGNGAVRWKFDIGGPSVVREENGLLVALEWGMMGGSRLSCVKLATGEKAWELKEKSSANPVLLAGRAVHINKDNQVFVVDAATGKVAGSFKAAGDFGMGFFKGPWGRFMDPGVLEGQAVVGSWDKARGETVLQALDLDKGAPAGELRFKGELETLQLNPTHCLVLVKGADAKYSLKVMSR, encoded by the coding sequence ATGGCTCTCCCCCTGCCTGCGCTTCTCGCGGCCTCCCTTCTCCTCGCTCCGGGTGCGGACACCCGTCCCCCCGCCCCAGCGCCCGGCGCGGAAACCTCCTGGAAGCTGGTCATGGGAAGCGTGCGCCTCCCGGACGCGCCCCGTTCCGCGGCGGCGCCCCTGGCCTCCCGCTGGTCCCTGGAGGGCCTGGACTGGAACCCGTCCTTCCTCCTCGGCGCCTCGGCCCTGTACCTTCGGGACGGCGACGACATCATCCGCATGGACCTGGACACCGCCCGGAAGGCCTGGTCCGTGACCCAAAAGGGCGCCTTCCTGCGCGAAGTCCCCGGGGCCCTGTTCCTGGTCACCCAGGACTTCCGGATCCTGTGCCTGGACCCGGCCACCGGCGCGCAGCGCTGGGAGGCGCAGCTGGGCAAGGAAGGCGGCGCCGAATTCCACAAGGGCAACCTGTCGATCCTCCAGAGCGCCTTCAAGGGCCCCGTCCTCGCCGGGGACCGCGTCCTGGTGGGCACCTTCGGCGGCTCCCTGTTCAAGGGCACCACCGGATCCCTGTACGCCCTGGACCTGGCCACGGGCAAGACGCTGTGGACGGTCGCGGCCGAGGACGGGGTGGAAAACCTGCCGGTGGTGGCCGGGGACAAGGTCTACTTCGGGGGCAAGGCGGCCTGCTACAAGGTGGACCTGGCCACCGGCGAACAGCTCTGGAAGGCCTCCACCCGCAACGACAACCAGTGGAGCTTCAAGGTCGTGGACGGCTCGGTGCTGGTGTCGTCCGGCCACTACGGCAGCAAGGGCTCCAGCTTCGGCGGCACCCTCTACGCCCTTGACGCGGGGAACGGCGCCGTGCGCTGGAAGTTCGACATCGGCGGCCCCAGCGTCGTGCGGGAGGAGAACGGGCTGCTGGTGGCCCTGGAGTGGGGCATGATGGGCGGGAGCCGGCTGTCCTGCGTCAAGCTTGCCACGGGCGAGAAGGCCTGGGAGCTCAAGGAGAAGAGCTCGGCCAACCCCGTGCTCCTGGCGGGCAGGGCCGTGCACATCAACAAGGACAACCAGGTCTTCGTGGTGGACGCCGCCACGGGCAAGGTCGCCGGCAGCTTCAAGGCCGCGGGCGACTTCGGCATGGGCTTCTTCAAGGGCCCCTGGGGCCGCTTCATGGACCCCGGCGTCCTCGAGGGCCAGGCCGTGGTGGGCTCCTGGGACAAGGCCAGGGGCGAGACCGTCCTGCAGGCCCTGGACCTGGACAAGGGCGCTCCCGCCGGCGAGCTGCGCTTCAAGGGCGAGCTGGAGACCCTGCAGCTCAACCCCACCCACTGCCTGGTGCTGGTGAAGGGCGCCGACGCGAAGTACAGCCTCAAGGTCATGTCCCGGTAG